A genomic window from Leptospira andrefontaineae includes:
- a CDS encoding LIC10486 family protein, whose amino-acid sequence MEQNPQTSKLQEQANQMNLALESVHTEEQAIELIQGKIKDAYLLKLRIDVENKAGVVLGLLSRYKNEFLELYSLFSNSSVIRKIRTFEDFGQISHDIAEAARQEAPDPGLSDAVARILHTKLTKQILEQYYPMWDRNDTAALVNMLENQIKTSMKINMIRVQADVEYVSSLKCRGKSFFAGIIQSIPKPPEEPAEGAAPIENLDPEKAAVMRQIETIRKGFGRVVLAKTILSPVNGIDFDDLNEGDKILLQLPSVSPEEKALAKTLGAMDKDGNVKPVIGSFVAIASGKNEYHIFAKGPAGVLLQAFEERPVRLARPKTAANAPRPAGMGSKQSEGSNTLNYAILVGVVLLVGLLAFILLK is encoded by the coding sequence ATGGAACAGAATCCTCAGACAAGTAAACTCCAAGAACAGGCAAATCAAATGAACCTGGCCTTGGAATCCGTTCATACCGAAGAACAAGCGATCGAACTTATCCAAGGAAAAATCAAAGACGCTTATCTTTTAAAATTAAGGATCGATGTTGAGAACAAAGCAGGCGTAGTTTTAGGATTACTGTCCAGATACAAAAACGAATTTTTAGAATTATACTCCTTATTCTCCAACTCATCTGTGATTCGAAAGATCAGAACTTTCGAGGACTTCGGTCAGATCTCTCACGATATTGCAGAAGCCGCTAGACAAGAAGCTCCAGATCCGGGTTTATCCGACGCAGTAGCAAGAATTCTGCATACTAAATTAACAAAACAAATATTAGAACAATATTATCCTATGTGGGATCGTAATGATACCGCAGCTTTAGTCAACATGCTGGAGAACCAGATCAAAACTAGTATGAAGATCAATATGATCCGCGTCCAAGCAGACGTGGAATATGTATCTAGTTTGAAATGTAGAGGTAAAAGTTTTTTTGCAGGTATTATCCAATCCATTCCTAAACCACCTGAAGAACCTGCGGAAGGTGCTGCCCCTATAGAGAATTTAGATCCGGAAAAAGCAGCTGTCATGCGCCAGATCGAAACCATTCGAAAAGGTTTCGGAAGAGTTGTGTTAGCTAAGACAATTCTTTCTCCAGTAAACGGAATCGACTTCGACGATTTGAACGAAGGAGACAAGATCCTATTACAACTTCCTTCCGTTTCTCCTGAAGAAAAGGCTTTGGCTAAAACTTTAGGTGCAATGGATAAAGACGGAAACGTAAAACCAGTGATCGGTTCTTTCGTAGCAATCGCTTCCGGTAAAAATGAATATCATATTTTTGCAAAAGGTCCTGCAGGAGTTCTTTTACAAGCATTCGAAGAAAGACCAGTTCGTTTAGCTAGACCTAAAACTGCTGCGAATGCTCCTCGTCCAGCGGGAATGGGTTCAAAACAATCCGAAGGAAGTAACACTCTCAACTATGCGATCTTAGTTGGAGTTGTGCTATTAGTCGGATTGCTTGCGTTTATTCTGCTGAAATAA